In bacterium, the DNA window CACCGCCGCCAAACGCTCCGGCAAAATTTCAAGCGGCGGCACTTGATAAGCGATATTCGCCACCCGGATCTTGTTTTTGGCCCGAACCAAGCGTTGAGCCAAAGTGATCTCGGGGACCAAAAAGGCCCGGGCGATCTCGGCGGTGCTGAGGCCGCCCAAGGTGCGCAGGGTCAAGGCGACCTGAGCGTCGTTGCTCAGCGAAGGATGACAGCAGGTGAAGATCAGGCGCAGGCGGTCGTCGGGATAGTCCAAATTCTCCTCCCAGGGAGATTCCTCGTCGTTTTGGGAGCTCTCGGCTTCATACTTGAGCTCGCCCTGCTTATCGCTGCGGGTCTTTTGCCGGCGGACCGCGTCGATCAGCTTGCGATGGCCGACCCGCGTCAGCCAGGCCCCGGGATTGCGCGGAACGCCTTCCCGGCCCCAAGCGTCGGCCGCCGAGACAAATGCCTCCTGCAAGGACTCCTCGGCCAGGTCGAAGGAACCGGAAAGGCGGATCAAGGTCGCGATGATCCGGCCGTATTCCTCCCGATAAACCCGGTCCAGAGTCTCCTTGGCCTGCGTCAGCATGACGCAGGATTCGCATAGAGCCACCAGGCGGCGCAAGCGCTTTGCGGGCGCCGACGCCCCTCGAGCTTAAGGCTTTCGTCGGAATTTCCGGATCAAGTAGGCGGCCAGACCTCCGGTCGAGGCCGCTCCGGCGGCCACCCAGGCGGCCGTGGCCAAGCAAGCCGGGCACATGGGAACCTCCTTCCACCCTAACGACGGATCGGGACGCTGCAATCGACATTTGGCGCGATATTTGGAATAATTCCCGAATTCCAAGGGGCGATTTGATGAAATACCTTCAACCCACGAGAGGGAGCAGTCCATCGACGGTGCCGGCGGGGGTCCTGCGCGGCCGCCTCTTGCTCTTCTTTTGGATCGGCTTCGTCACCTCCCTGACCGTTTACCTCGTCGACCGCTACGTTTTTCGGCGCCACGGAAACATCGACTGGAGTCCCTTCGCTCCTTACTATGACTTGCAGTTCCTGGCCCACGCGGCTTCCTTCCTGCTCGGCGTCCTCGTCATTCACGCTCGGAATTGGTCGAGCCGCGCCTTGCAGCTCCTCGATTTGGCGGTCGTCACCTTCAACATCCTGATGGTGACGTTCAGCTTCGCGGTTTTCTCGCCCCGTTTGCCCGGGGTTTATCCCTACGCCATGCTGCTTTTCGCCCATGCCGCCTTCGTGCCGGTCCCGGTCTGGGTCCAGATTTGGGCCGGATCGATGGCCATCTTGAGTTTTCCGCTGGGCCAAATCCTGGCCTATCGCTACATTCCGGCCATTCAGCAGATTTGGCAGGCGGCCGGCGGCTTCCAGATTTTTCGCAATGCCGCCATCGCTCAGACCATCGATGTCCTCATCCTCTCGGGCATCTCGATCATGATCACCAAGATCCTCTACAATTTCCGCTTCGATTTGAGCCGGGCCCGCCGTTTGGGGAACTACATCCTCAAGAGCGAGATCGGGCGCGGCGGAATGGGCGTCGTCTTCGAGGCCTCCCATGCTTTCCTGACGCGGCCGACCGCGATCAAGGTCATGGTCCCGAAAGGCGAAAACGCCGGAACGGCCCTGGCCCGCTTCGAAAAGGAGGTGAAGCTCAGCGCCTCGCTCACCCATCCCAACACGATCACGATCTTCGACTACGGCCATTGCGCCGACCGCACCTTCTACTACGCGATGGAGATGCTCGAAGGCCTGGACTTGCAGAAGCTGGTCGAAAAGTTCGGTCCCCTGCCCTCGCCCCGAGTGGCTTACCTCTTGAACCAGGTCTGCGGCTCGCTGATCGAGGCCCACGAGAAGGGAATCATTCACCGCGACATCAAGCCCTCCAATATCTTCGTCACCCAACGCGGGGGCCTTTACGACTTCGTCAAGGTGTTGGACTTCGGCTTGGCCAAGGAATTCCGCAAGCCCGAGGAAGCGGCCCTAACCCAAGCCGGCGCCTTCATGGGAACGCCCCGCTACAGCGCTCCGGAGCTGATCCAGAGCAAAGCCGGGGTCGATGGCCGCACCGATCTCTACATGCTCGGCGCGGTCGGCTACTGGGCCCTCACCGGCCATCCGCCCTTCGCCGACTCCGACAGCGTCGATCTCCTGGTCGACCACGTCAAGACGATCCCCAAGCGGCCCTCCGAGGTCACCGAGCTGGCGATCCTTCCCGAGATGGATGGAATCATCATGAAGTGCTTGGAGAAGAACCCACGCGACCGCTTCCAAAACCCGGCCGACCTGATCGAGGCCCTCAAGGCGCTACCCTTCGCCAAACCTTGGAATCAAGTGGCGGCCAAGGATTGGTGGGCACTCCACCTCTCGCCGGGAGTCATCGCGGTCAAGAAGCCGATCTCCGGCCTCAAGCAATATCAGCCCGTCAAGGAAATCGCCGAGGCTCACGGTTGAAGGAGGCCGGCAAGCCCCTCCTCCTCAGAATCAGCGCCAAGGAGAGCGGCAGGAGGAAATAGAGCGCCGAAGTCGGGGCGCTTTCCACCTTGGCCAAGGCGCAACCGCTGGCCGTGACCGTATTGCCGCCACTGCCGTCATCGTTGCCACCGGAGCCGCCATCGTCGGACTCCGCCGGACAGGCCACCGCCCCGACGCAAATCGGGTCGGCGCAATCGGTCAGCCCGTTGCCGTCGTCATCGATGTTATTGCCGCAGTTCTCCCGGTCGTCGGCCGGCGGAGGCGCCGGCGGGTCCTGGCAGGCCGCGGCGCCGGCGCAATCCGGATCCAGGCAGTCGATCAAGGTGTCGCCGTCGTCGTCGACGTTGTTGGCGCAATTTTCAGTCCCCGGTGAAGCGGTCGGTGTCGGAACCGGCCCGCCGCCGGCCGTGAAGGGCGATTCCAAGGCGCCCATGTCCGGAGCGGTGCCAAGAACCCGGAAACCGCCGTCCAAATCGACCTCGCCGAGGCCCGGGGCAGTGGCCGAGCCTTTGTCGATCAGGGGCGAGGCTGCACTGAGGTTGAAGTTCAGCAGCGAGGCGTTCACGAAGAGCGGATCGACGTTGAGATTCGTCGCCGGCGAAATGTCGCGATGGGGCGTGCAGCCTTGCAGCGGATCGCAAGCCGCGGCGAAATCCGAAAAATCGTTGTTGTTGAATTGGATCGTGGCGCCTTCGGTCCCGGTGCTCGACAAAAGGTCGGAAATATACACATCATTGCAGGAACTGGAGCTGCAATCGGGGCCATCGGCGCTATTGTCCCAAATGATGTTGTTGGAGACTACTTGTTTGGCGACCGCGTCGCCGACGATATACAAGCCGCCGCCGCTCCCATTGACCGCCCGATTGTCGACGATGGTATTGTTGGTGACCGACATTTCGGAGAATACGGAAATAGAGCCCAAGCCACCGCCAAAGCTTTCCATGCCGGAAGGCGCAATCGCGATATTCCTAATCACCAGGTTATTGTCGACGGTGCCAAATCCATAGACGGCGACCACGACCGCTCCAGCGCCGGCACCGGCTTCGTTATCCCGAAAAGTATTCCGGCTGACCTTGACCTCGCCGATGACTGAGACCGCGGCTAAGCCGCCGCCGAGCCCAACCGTTCCGCCGAAAATATCCAGGGCCGAATTGCCAACGAAGGTGTTACCGCCCACCGAAACGTTGCCGTTGACCGAGAAGAGCAAAGCGCCGGCACCGGCCGACTCGGGCGCGGTATTGCCTTCAAAATGGCTGTTCACCAAGATGCCCGAACCCTGATCGAGGCCGTTGAAAGCCAAGCCACCGCCGCCGATGTCATTGGCCGAAGCCGCCGTCGCATCGGTTTGGTTGTTGAAAAATTCGCAATTGTCGACCTTGAGGTCGGCGTCGTTGGTATAGACCGCCAAGCCGCCGCCGGTGGTCGAGTTCCTTCCGTTCTCGAAACGGATTCCGGTGATAGTCAAATCAGCCGAGGCATCGACGGCCGCACCGGTCAAGTCCAAGGAAAGGACCGGGTTGGTACCATTGCCGACCAGCACGGTTTGGGAGGGCCCCGCACCGCTGATATCTACGGAAAGATTGTCGGTTCCAAAAAAAGCGAAACCGTTCGAAGCGTCGTAATTGCCGGCCTCCAGGATGATGCTGTCGGCCTGGCCATTGGCTTCGGAGGCGTCGAGCGCGCTTTGGAAGTTGCATTCGTTGTCGCCGCAATCGTTATCGCCGTTTGGAGTGACGAGGAAAGATGCCGAGTGAACCGGGCCGACCAGGCCCAATGAGAATACAATTGCCCCCAGGCTGAGGAACCGCTTCATGCCCTACCCCCCCTTATTTGATTGGAGTGCTTAAACCGTTTCCTGGCTTCCCAGAAAATCAATGGTAAAGGCAGCCCGACAAGCCGTCAAGCGGCGGGATGGCTCGGCCCGCCAATACAGGCTGGGTGGCGCTTCACCGGCAGCGCCAAGAATTGACGCAACCGGCCTCGGCCGCGCTCCGCTGGGGGCTCGGCGCTGGTTCGGCCTCCCCCACTTGCAAGGCCATGGCTCGGAAGGCACTGGGGGCCAAAGCTTTGTCGCCGGACGCCAGCGGAACCGGCTGGGCGATGGCCTCGACGATCTCGCGAGCCGCCAACTTCGGCTCCCACAAGCGCTCCAGGATCCTCTGCAGGCTGGCCACCGTGAACGCCGCCACGTAGCCGGCATGGCTTCCATAAAGAGCCTTGAACTCGGAAGGGCTCAGGAAGCGTTGCAGGACCAGATCGCCGTCATAGAATCCCGGCCCGCCGGTCGGAACCGCGACGTCCGGCAACAACAAGGGCTGGATCGAACGCCGAAGCGGATTTTCGGCGGCGAAGCTCTTCAGCTCGGCGACCTCGGTCGCGGTGAAATGGTAGGAAGGACTGTAAGGCGGGCGGAAATCGGGCGAAGGCGGCACGCCGGTGTCCTCGAGGATCGAATGGGAAAGCTCGTCGGCGTAGGCCAGGAATTCCTCGAAGGATCCCTCGAAGAAGGGAACCTGGACGTAGTTGGGGCGCTGCACATCGGTGCCGATGGCGTCGGGATTCGAGAATAAGCCGGCGTCGACCCGGCTCACCGGCAAGGGAATGCCGCGCTTCGAGTAAGCCCGCAGGTTCTCGAAAGTCTGCAGCCAGAGCGCCGTATCCCGGGGCAGCTTGGCGATGCCCTGCAAGCCGTAGTCCCAGCCGTCGCTGTAAGGGTTGGCGCCGAAATATTCGACTTGGCCGTTGGAGACCCGCATCCCGCGGCGATCTTCGTTGATCGCCCCCGGATTGGGCAGGATGTCCTCGTACTCGAACCAGAGCCCTCCGCCCTTGCGCGAGCGGCTGTCATAGCCCGCGAAAAGCTGGCCGCGGCCGATATGGGTGGCCTTGGGCAAAGAATAAATACGGATGAAGTCGTTGATCCTCTCTCCCTTGCCCAATGCCGCCAGCTTCCGCCAGACCTCGTTGGCATAACGGTAAGCGGCGCTTTGCGGCAAGGTTCGGTCATACTCGGGCACGAACCAGACGAAAGGCGCCGAGATCGGAAAGTCCGGATTCACGGTGGCCGGATTGCCGAAGGAGTCGATGTAGTCCTGGGAATCGTCCACGCCGGCGTAGGAGACGAAAGCATGGTAACGCAGGCCGGATTCGGGCTGGCCCCAAGTGTTGTAATTGCCGCCGCCGGCCTGCGATCCGCTGCCTTGCGGAACCTGGAAGGCGCCGCCGCGGGTGCTGGAAGCGATTTGGATGGCCGGCATGCCCGAACCCGACCAAGCGACGAAAGCCGCCCAATCGACCGAGCGCTTCATCACTTTCTTCACCAGGTTCTTGGCGAAGACCACGATGTCGGACATTCCTTCGGGATTCCATTTCTGGAGACCGCCGTAAAAGAAGTTGTTGCAGCCGAAGCCGACCGAGAATTCCTCGCCTCCCACCGCGAGAGGCAGGGAATAGCCGTTGTCCAAAGTGGTTTCCTCGCCGGTTTCGCGATTCGCGAGCGCGACCCGGTAATAAGATTTCAGGCCGGCGAACTCCTCGCCGCTCGGCCAAATCTCCTCGAAGAAAATGCCGCTCCCGCTGTAGGGATTGGTGTCGACGATGGGCGGCCCGCTCTCCTGGACCTTCTGCCGGACCGTTCCGCCGGGTGCATAGGAAACCACGGCATAGCCCCTTTCCAGGAGCGTCCCGATGTCGACGGCGTGCCAAAGCAGCGCCGCGGCCGGATAAGTCGTGCCGCCGTCACCGCTGGCGGGCTGGGCTTGGATCAAGCCGCCGTTGAAATCGATCGGAATCTTGAGCCCGAAGAAAGCGCCCGGCTGGCCGGCCCGCGGATGGGAAGCCGGCTGGCCCGGCTCGCAGCAGAGTGCCGGATCGAAAGCGCCGAATTCGGGAGGCTCAATGCATTCGCCTTCGCAAGGCGAGCAAAATTCCTCGTTTCGGTGGTTCACGCCATTCTCGTCGATCGGGCCGATGGCCAGCCGCTGGCCCAGCTCGTCGGTGGCGTACATGCTGAGCTCGCCGCTGATGAACCAATACTTCACGCCGTTGGCCTCGCGCAGGATGGGGATCGGCACCGGCGAGAGACCGCCCGGCTCGCTGGAGATCTTGTTCGGCACGTGGAACTCCACTCCGGTGATCTTGCTCTTGATGTGCAGGGGCCCGCCGTCCACGATCGAATAAAAGGCCTCCGGCTGGGCCGAGGGCGGGACGTCGGTGAAAGCCCCGTCGAGCAAGGATGAATTGTTTTTGGCGAAGGCCGGGCCGCCGCCCAAGGTGAAGAGCGCCAGCGAGAATAAGGCAAGACGAGAGACTGCGTGCCGCATCCGACACCTCCCCAATATGATCGATTTTCCACATACCCCTAAGGCAGGATGGAGATATTATTGGTCGGCGGCGGCGCCTTGTAAAGGCTCGATTGAAAAGATTAAAAGCTTCTCGGCAAATTCCAATGGCGGGAGGCGGCGAGTATCCGCAAACCGAAGCAAGTCAGGCCGCCGAGCAGCGAAGCCCAAAACACCGGCCATTTCATTTTCCAGCCCAGCACGACGACCGCCGCGCCGGCCAGGGCGCCGGTCGCGTAAACCTCCGACCGAAGGACCATCGGCACCTCCACCAACATCATGTCGCGGATCGCTCCGCCGCCGACCGCGGTCACTCCGCCCATCAAAATGGCGATGAAAGGATGGATGCCGTAGTCGAGCGACTTTTGGGCACCGGCGACCGCGAAAGTGGCCAAGCCGACGGCATCCAACACCAGCATGAGATTCGGTGGAATCCCGTCGGCGAGCCGGTGGAGGAAAAAGACGGCGATGCCTCCAACGAAGGCGGTCACCGGGTAGCGCCAATCGCGCAAGGTGGCCGGTGGAACCGCGCCGATCAAGAGGTCGCGAACG includes these proteins:
- a CDS encoding serine/threonine-protein kinase, coding for MKYLQPTRGSSPSTVPAGVLRGRLLLFFWIGFVTSLTVYLVDRYVFRRHGNIDWSPFAPYYDLQFLAHAASFLLGVLVIHARNWSSRALQLLDLAVVTFNILMVTFSFAVFSPRLPGVYPYAMLLFAHAAFVPVPVWVQIWAGSMAILSFPLGQILAYRYIPAIQQIWQAAGGFQIFRNAAIAQTIDVLILSGISIMITKILYNFRFDLSRARRLGNYILKSEIGRGGMGVVFEASHAFLTRPTAIKVMVPKGENAGTALARFEKEVKLSASLTHPNTITIFDYGHCADRTFYYAMEMLEGLDLQKLVEKFGPLPSPRVAYLLNQVCGSLIEAHEKGIIHRDIKPSNIFVTQRGGLYDFVKVLDFGLAKEFRKPEEAALTQAGAFMGTPRYSAPELIQSKAGVDGRTDLYMLGAVGYWALTGHPPFADSDSVDLLVDHVKTIPKRPSEVTELAILPEMDGIIMKCLEKNPRDRFQNPADLIEALKALPFAKPWNQVAAKDWWALHLSPGVIAVKKPISGLKQYQPVKEIAEAHG
- a CDS encoding right-handed parallel beta-helix repeat-containing protein, with the translated sequence MKRFLSLGAIVFSLGLVGPVHSASFLVTPNGDNDCGDNECNFQSALDASEANGQADSIILEAGNYDASNGFAFFGTDNLSVDISGAGPSQTVLVGNGTNPVLSLDLTGAAVDASADLTITGIRFENGRNSTTGGGLAVYTNDADLKVDNCEFFNNQTDATAASANDIGGGGLAFNGLDQGSGILVNSHFEGNTAPESAGAGALLFSVNGNVSVGGNTFVGNSALDIFGGTVGLGGGLAAVSVIGEVKVSRNTFRDNEAGAGAGAVVVAVYGFGTVDNNLVIRNIAIAPSGMESFGGGLGSISVFSEMSVTNNTIVDNRAVNGSGGGLYIVGDAVAKQVVSNNIIWDNSADGPDCSSSSCNDVYISDLLSSTGTEGATIQFNNNDFSDFAAACDPLQGCTPHRDISPATNLNVDPLFVNASLLNFNLSAASPLIDKGSATAPGLGEVDLDGGFRVLGTAPDMGALESPFTAGGGPVPTPTASPGTENCANNVDDDGDTLIDCLDPDCAGAAACQDPPAPPPADDRENCGNNIDDDGNGLTDCADPICVGAVACPAESDDGGSGGNDDGSGGNTVTASGCALAKVESAPTSALYFLLPLSLALILRRRGLPASFNREPRRFP
- a CDS encoding trimeric intracellular cation channel family protein, with translation MSEAKHRFFRTLTALDLAGILIFALEGGMAAIHGGLDLLGLLVLAFATALGGGIVRDLLIGAVPPATLRDWRYPVTAFVGGIAVFFLHRLADGIPPNLMLVLDAVGLATFAVAGAQKSLDYGIHPFIAILMGGVTAVGGGAIRDMMLVEVPMVLRSEVYATGALAGAAVVVLGWKMKWPVFWASLLGGLTCFGLRILAASRHWNLPRSF